Proteins encoded within one genomic window of Ostrinia nubilalis chromosome 5, ilOstNubi1.1, whole genome shotgun sequence:
- the LOC135071638 gene encoding dolichyl-diphosphooligosaccharide--protein glycosyltransferase 48 kDa subunit codes for MKFYLILGVFLFFSAALAEQETLVLVDNLNIRETHSQFFKSLQDRGYTLTYKLADDANLVLSKYGEYLYKNLIIFAPSVLEFGGLIDTEAITKFIDDGGNLLMAGNAAAGDVYREIASECGFEMDEESAAVIDHFNYDASDDGDHTRIVVSPKNLINAPTIVGAQNTQPLLFEGTGLILDKDNSLVLPILTADSTAYSYNPKSQVKEYPHAVGRKTVLIAALQARNNARIVFSGSLFFFSDEAFNSPVSKVHSDKLKSDASGNKALAASLSAWAFGERGRLRVRRVHHQRPGDSHSSDTYTIMDTVIYRIEIEELRNGKWQPFEANDVQLEFVRIDPFIRATLQRRPSGAYEAELRVPDVWGVYQFKVDYDRVGYTRLYHSTQVSVRPLQHTQYERFIPSAYPYYVSAFSMMVGVFLFSFVFLYYKEETPKTKSE; via the exons ATGAAATTCTATTTAATTTTAGGTGTATTTCTATTTTTCTCAGCAGCATTAGCTGAGCAAGAAACTCTAGTTTTAGTAGATAACCTTAATATAAGGGAAACCCATTCACAATTCTTCAAATCTCTTCAGG atCGAGGCTACACCCTTACGTACAAATTGGCCGACGATGCTAACTTGGTGCTCTCTAAGTACGGCGAATACTTGTACAAGAACTTGATAATATTCGCACCGTCCGTGCTGGAGTTCGGCGGTCTGATCGACACCGAGGCGATCACCAAGTTCATAGACGATGGAGGCAACCTGCTCATGGCCGGCAACGCCGCTGCCGGTGACGTGTACAGGGAGATAGCATCAGAATGTGGTTTTGAG ATGGATGAGGAATCTGCAGCTGTCATTGACCACTTCAACTATGATGCCAGTGATGATGGTGACCACACCAGGATTGTGGTGTCTCCTAAGAACCTGATCAATGCCCCAACCATTGTGGGAGCCCAGAACACACAGCCCCTACTGTTTGAGGGTACTGGCCTCATCCTAGACAAGGACAACAGCCTGGTTCTCCCAATCCTAACTGCTGACAGCACTGCATACAGCTACAATCCTAAGAGCCAG GTGAAGGAATACCCGCACGCCGTGGGCCGCAAGACGGTGCTGATCGCGGCGCTGCAGGCCCGCAACAACGCGCGCATCGTCTTCAGCGGCTCCCTGTTCTTCTTCTCCGATGAAGCTTTCAACTCGCCAGTCTCTAAAGTCCAT AGCGACAAGCTGAAGTCCGACGCATCCGGTAACAAGGCGCTGGCGGCGTCTCTGAGCGCGTGGGCCTTCGGCGAGCGCGGCCGCCTGCGCGTGCGCCGCGTGCACCACCAGCGCCCCGGGGACTCGCACTCCTCTGATACCTACACTATCATGGACACTGTC ATCTACAGAATCGAGATCGAAGAGCTCAGGAACGGCAAATGGCAGCCGTTCGAGGCCAACGACGTGCAGTTAGAGTTCGTGCGCATCGACCCGTTCATCCGCGCCACGCTGCAGCGCCGGCCCAGCGGCGCCTACGAGGCCGAGCTGCGCGTGCCCGACGTGTGGGGCGTGTACCAGTTCAAGGTGGACTACGACCGCGTAGGATACACCAGGCTCTACCACTCCACTCAG GTGTCGGTGCGCCCGCTGCAGCACACGCAATACGAGCGGTTCATCCCCAGCGCGTACCCCTACTACGTCAGCGCCTTCTCCATGATGGTCGGCGTGTTCCTGTTCTCCTTCGTCTTCCTGTACTACAAGGAAGAAACGCCCAAGACCAAGAGCGAGTAA